Proteins encoded by one window of Vampirovibrionales bacterium:
- a CDS encoding bifunctional 3,4-dihydroxy-2-butanone-4-phosphate synthase/GTP cyclohydrolase II, translating into MPDSSLDSCASSDFDSIERAIAAIQRGELAIVADDEDRENEGDFVCAAEKVTPDLINFMATHGRGLICLTLTPPMCQKLQLFQMVSHNTDPMGTAFTVSVDAHPKFGVTTGISAHDRAKTIQVAVAHDATPADLRRPGHIFPLQAREAGVLERVGQTEASVDLARLAGLKPAGVICEILREDGSMARRAELHALAQRFNIPFITVAQLIHHRLQTERTIQRVTNAELPTRYGKFEVIGYESAIDGSEHLAMIMGDLSGKDGRIPLVRMHSECLTGDLLGSLRCDCGFQLHGAMAQIAAHGCGALVYLRRHEGRGIGLMNKLRAYALQDSGLDTVEANLEMGFPADLRHYGVGAQILVDLGVQEFDLLTNNPRKIRGLEGYGLKIRRRAPIITETTPENARYLMTKQDKLGHALALERAPHSEDRL; encoded by the coding sequence ATGCCTGATTCATCACTGGACTCCTGCGCCTCGTCGGACTTCGACTCGATCGAACGCGCGATTGCCGCGATTCAACGCGGCGAACTGGCGATTGTCGCCGATGACGAAGACCGCGAGAACGAAGGCGACTTCGTGTGCGCGGCGGAAAAAGTGACGCCGGATCTCATCAACTTTATGGCCACGCACGGCCGCGGGCTGATTTGCCTGACACTGACGCCGCCAATGTGCCAGAAGCTGCAATTGTTTCAAATGGTGTCGCATAACACGGACCCGATGGGCACTGCCTTCACCGTCAGCGTAGACGCGCATCCAAAATTCGGGGTGACGACGGGCATTTCTGCGCACGACAGGGCCAAGACGATTCAGGTGGCAGTTGCCCACGACGCCACGCCAGCAGATTTACGCCGTCCCGGGCATATTTTCCCCTTGCAGGCGCGCGAAGCGGGCGTTCTGGAGCGGGTCGGGCAAACCGAAGCCAGCGTTGATCTGGCGCGATTGGCGGGTCTTAAACCTGCGGGCGTCATTTGCGAGATTCTGCGCGAAGACGGCTCCATGGCCCGCCGCGCCGAACTGCACGCCTTGGCGCAGCGCTTTAACATCCCGTTTATTACGGTTGCGCAACTGATTCATCATCGTCTCCAGACCGAGCGCACCATTCAGCGCGTCACCAACGCTGAATTGCCGACCCGTTACGGAAAATTTGAAGTCATCGGCTACGAAAGCGCCATCGACGGCTCAGAGCATCTGGCGATGATCATGGGCGATTTATCGGGCAAAGACGGGCGCATCCCGTTGGTGCGGATGCACAGCGAGTGCCTGACGGGGGATCTCCTCGGCAGCCTGCGCTGCGATTGCGGTTTCCAGCTCCATGGGGCCATGGCGCAGATTGCCGCCCATGGCTGCGGCGCGCTGGTGTATCTGAGACGTCACGAAGGGCGCGGCATCGGCCTGATGAACAAGCTCCGCGCTTACGCGCTTCAAGACAGCGGACTCGATACGGTTGAAGCCAATCTGGAAATGGGATTCCCGGCCGATCTGCGCCATTACGGCGTCGGCGCGCAGATTCTGGTCGATTTGGGCGTGCAGGAATTCGACCTGCTGACGAATAATCCGCGCAAGATTCGCGGCCTGGAGGGCTATGGGCTAAAAATCCGCCGCCGCGCCCCCATTATCACCGAGACGACGCCTGAAAACGCCCGCTACCTCATGACCAAGCAGGACAAGCTCGGCCACGCGCTGGCTTTGGAGCGCGCCCCGCACTCGGAGGATCGCCTGTGA